CAGGTAACCGCTATGACTCTGTAACTGCCATTAAGGATTACTTACAACATGGATATTCCTATACGTTGAGCACAACGGTTCCACCATCCGGATCTGATTTTGTGGATCACTTTTTATTTGAGACAAAACAAGGCTACTGTGTTCATTTTGCAACAGCTATGACCGTACTGCTGCGCAGTGCAGGAATTCCTGCTCGTTATGTCCAAGGCTTTGGGCCTGGGACCTTGCAGGACGATACTATGCCGGCGAAGTATTTAGTCACCCAGGGCGATGCCCATGCTTGGGTGGAGGTCTATTTCGCCGGCGCCGGTTGGGTCCCATTCGACCCAACGCCTGGCCCCGCCCTTGCCGCCGGCTTCGCCGCACCGGCGCTGCCTGCGGCAGCCTCGCTCGCGCCGCAAGCTGCGCGAAGCGCGGGCCTGCCCGCCCTGCCGATGGCGGGCGGGACCTCTGCCGCGCCGCTCGCTGCCGCGGCGCTGTTTCCCGCCGCCGCTTGGCGCTGGCGGCGTAGCCTGGCTCTGCTGCTGGCCGCGCGCAGCGCCAGCAGCATGAGCCGCGAGAGGCAGCTGCGCGCTGCCTCTCTAGCTTGGCACGGGCTGGCGGAGCGGTATGGACCGCCGCCGCCCGGTGTCACTGGCAGGGAGTATGTGGACTCCCTGCAGATCTACGATGCCGGACTAAGCGAAGCCGTCCGGCAGTTCGTACGCCAGTGGGAGACCCTGGCGTACGCGCCCGCGACTTCAGACTTCGTCGCGGCCGATCGCGCGAACGAAATGCCTGCAACGTCTAGAATGTCAGCAAGGTCGATGATATCTGCAATCCCTGTAATGTCTGCGGCGCCAGCATCACCTGCAGAGATCAGCGAGCTTACTACTCATGATGCGTCCGCGTTTATACGCGAATGCCTGATCATCACCTTCCGGTTAACTTAATCGGTCAGAACAGCTGATGCTGCTATACAATTCCTTCCATGGAAAGGAATGTTCTTCATGAAGTTTAACTCTCTCCTATTATGAGAAGTGTGTTCTCCTTTCCTTGACGATGAGAATTAACCATGAGTATAATGAATCCAATAATCAAGGGAGGCTCGTAATGAATAAGCCAAATGAAATTATCGTCGTTCTCGATTTTGGGGGACAATACAACCAACTTATCGCGCGCAGAATTCGGGACTTGGGAGTATACAGCGAACTTTTGCCGTACAATACGCCAGTAGACAAGATCAAAGCACTTGCACCTAAAGGGATTGTCTTCTCTGGTGGCCCTAGCAGTGTATATGCTGAAGATGCTCCACATGTAGATCCAGCGATCTATGATTTAGGAGTACCGATCTTCGGTATTTGCTATGGTATGCAGCTAATGGCTCACCAACTTGACGGTAAAGTGGAACGCTCCGCTAAACGTGAATACGGTAAAGCCGATATTGATTTTGAAGAAGGTACTGCACTCGTTGCTGGGCTAGAGAGCCGTCAGACGGTATGGATGAGCCACGGTGACCATGTAGTTGAACTTCCAACAGGATTCAAGCTGGAGGCAGGAACTGAAAGTGCTCCAATCGCGGCAATGAGCAATGATGAGCGTAAATTGTTCGCGGTTCAATTCCACCCAGAAGTACGTCACTCTGTACATGGTAATGAGATGATCTCGAACTTCTTGTATCAAATTTGCGGTTGCGACGGCAAATGGACGATGGAATCGTTTATTGATGAAGCTATTCAAGATATTCGTAACCAAGTTGGAGACAAAAAAGTACTCTGCGCACTTAGCGGTGGCGTAGATTCTTCCGTAGTTGCAATGCTTATTCACCGTGCAATCGGTGACCAATTAACTTGTATGTTTATTGATCACGGTCTTTTGCGTAAAGGTGAAGCTGAAAGTGTTATGGAGACCTTCGTAGGTAAATTCGATATTCATGTCGTGAAAATCGATGCACGCGAGCGCTTCATGAGCAAGCTTGCAGGTGTTGAAGATCCTGAACAAAAACGTAAAATCATCGGTAACGAGTTTATCTACTGCTTCGACGAAGAGTCGGCTAAGCTCGGAGATTTCGCATTCCTTGCACAAGGTACACTGTATACGGATATCGTTGAGAGCGGAACAGCTACGGCACAAACGATTAAATCTCACCACAATGTGGGCGGTTTGCCGGAAGACATGAAATTCAGCTTGATCGAGCCACTAAATACCTTGTTTAAGGATGAGGTTCGTAAACTGGGTGAAGAGCTGGGAATGCCACGTGCTATCGTTTGGCGTCAACCTTTCCCTGGTCCAGGTCTTGCTATCCGTGTCTTGGGTGAAGTAACAGAGGACAAGCTTACTATCGTTCGCGACTCTGACTACATTCTGCAAGAGGAAATTGCTAAAGCGGGATTAGACCGTGAAATTTGGCAATACTTCACTGCCCTGCCTAACATGAAGAGTGTTGGTGTTATGGGGGATGCTCGTACTTATTCCTACACAGTAGGTGTGCGCGCAGTAACTTCCATCGACGGCATGACGGCTGACTGGGCGCGTATCCCATGGGATATCCTTGAGAAAATCTCCGTACGTATCGTTAACGAAGTTGAGAACGTAAACCGCGTAGTGTATGACATTACTTCGAAACCACCAGCAACAATCGAGTGGGAATAGGATCGGTGCAACTATAGATTTCAAAAAAACTCTCTTTTATTTGCGTTATTTAGCAAATAAAAGAGAGTTTTTTTATTTCTCAAGTAAAGGGTTGTGCTGGAGACGCCGTTTTCACAAATCTTTCATGAACACGTTTTGTTGAAAGGGCTTGCAACCCTCGAAAAGTTATGATAAATTGTACTTGTCTAAAAAATAGACAAGATAAACAAGTACATTTTCTACTAAAGGGGCCAATCAAAATGATGACTATTTCCAAAGAGACACCTCATATTAAACCGAACGGGGTAGAGATCGCTGAATCGATTCTGTTGCCTGGTGATCCTTTAAGAGCTAAGTTCATTGCGGAAACTTTTTTAGAAGATTACCAGTGCTTTAACGAGGTAAGAGGAATGTTAGGATATACCGGTACTTACAAAGGGAAGAAAATCTCTGTTATGGGTACGGGAATGGGTCCAGCGAGCATGGGAATTTATTCTTGGGAATTAATCAATGTATTTGGAGTTAAGAATTTAATCAGAATTGGTACCTGTGGTGCAATGCAAGAAAACATTGAGCTATACGATGTAATTTTTGGTATGGGAGCTGCAACGGATTCCAATTATGGTCATCAATATAATTTACCTGGACAATATCCACTAACGGCTTCTTTTGAGCTTTTGGAGAAAGCTAAGAAAATAGCAGATGATAAAGGACAAAAGGTTCATATTGGTAATATTTTATCCAGTGAAATATTTTATAATGCGGATCAGGCGGCTAATAAAAAGTGGCAGGATGTAGGGATTTTGGGCGTTGAAATGGAATCTGTAGCCCTCTATTGGAACGCTATCCAAGCACGTGTAAAAGCGCTGTGCATTCTAACAGTGAGTGATCATCTTATTACAGGAGCACAGACCACGTCGGAGGAACGCCAAACTGCATTTACTAAAATGATGGAGATCGCATTAGAGTTAGCAT
This genomic stretch from Paenibacillus sp. FSL H7-0737 harbors:
- the guaA gene encoding glutamine-hydrolyzing GMP synthase, which codes for MNKPNEIIVVLDFGGQYNQLIARRIRDLGVYSELLPYNTPVDKIKALAPKGIVFSGGPSSVYAEDAPHVDPAIYDLGVPIFGICYGMQLMAHQLDGKVERSAKREYGKADIDFEEGTALVAGLESRQTVWMSHGDHVVELPTGFKLEAGTESAPIAAMSNDERKLFAVQFHPEVRHSVHGNEMISNFLYQICGCDGKWTMESFIDEAIQDIRNQVGDKKVLCALSGGVDSSVVAMLIHRAIGDQLTCMFIDHGLLRKGEAESVMETFVGKFDIHVVKIDARERFMSKLAGVEDPEQKRKIIGNEFIYCFDEESAKLGDFAFLAQGTLYTDIVESGTATAQTIKSHHNVGGLPEDMKFSLIEPLNTLFKDEVRKLGEELGMPRAIVWRQPFPGPGLAIRVLGEVTEDKLTIVRDSDYILQEEIAKAGLDREIWQYFTALPNMKSVGVMGDARTYSYTVGVRAVTSIDGMTADWARIPWDILEKISVRIVNEVENVNRVVYDITSKPPATIEWE
- the deoD gene encoding purine-nucleoside phosphorylase codes for the protein MTISKETPHIKPNGVEIAESILLPGDPLRAKFIAETFLEDYQCFNEVRGMLGYTGTYKGKKISVMGTGMGPASMGIYSWELINVFGVKNLIRIGTCGAMQENIELYDVIFGMGAATDSNYGHQYNLPGQYPLTASFELLEKAKKIADDKGQKVHIGNILSSEIFYNADQAANKKWQDVGILGVEMESVALYWNAIQARVKALCILTVSDHLITGAQTTSEERQTAFTKMMEIALELA